In the Mastacembelus armatus chromosome 17, fMasArm1.2, whole genome shotgun sequence genome, one interval contains:
- the rabggtb gene encoding geranylgeranyl transferase type-2 subunit beta, translating to MGTQVKDVTIKPDAPGALLLDKHADYIAAYGSKKDDYEYTLSEYLRMSGIYWGLTVMDLMGQLPRMNQQEIVDFIKACQHECGGISASIGHDPHLLYTLSAVQILCLYDNLDAIDVDKVVEYVKGLQQEDGSFAGDKWGEIDTRFSFCAVATLALLGKMDSINIDKAVEFVLSCMNFDGGFGCRPGSESHAGQIYCCTGFLSLTGQLHQVNADLLGWWLCERQLPSGGLNGRPEKLPDVCYSWWVLASLKIIGRIHWIDKAKLRTFILACQDEETGGFADRPGDMVDPFHTLFGIAGLSLLGDEQIKPVNPVLCMPEDVLQRVGLQPDLLS from the exons ATG GGGACCCAAGTGAAAGATGTCACCATTAAGCCTGATGCGCCCGGCGCGCTGCTGCTGGACAAACACGCGGACTACATCGCAGCCTACGGCTCCAAGAAAGACGACTAT GAGTACACGCTGTCTGAGTACCTGAGGATGAGTGGTATCTACTGGGGGCTGACTGTGATGGACCTGATGGGACAGCTACCCCGCATGAACCAGCAGGAGATCGTGGACTTCATCAAAGCCTGCCAGCATGAGTGCGGAGGCATTAGCGCCAGCATTGGACATGACCCCCACCTGCTGTACACCCTCAGCGCCGTGCAG ATCTTGTGCTTATATGACAACCTGGATGCAATTGATGTGGACAAAGTGGTGGAATATGTTAAAGGACTGCAGCAGGAGGACGGTTCGTTTGCAGGAGACAAGTGGG GAGAAATAGACACAAGGTTTTCCTTCTGTGCTGTTGCTACACTCGCATTACtg GGCAAAATGGATTCGATAAATATTGACAAAGCTGTTGAGTTTGTCTTATCCTGTATGAACTTTGATGGCGGTTTTGGCTGCAGACCAGGTTCAGAGTCTCATGCTGGTCAG ATTTACTGCTGCACTGGCTTCTTATCACTAACTGGTCAGCTGCACCAGGTCAACGCCGACCTGCTGGGCTGGTGGCTCTGTGAGAGGCAGCTGCCATCTGGGGGCCTGAATGGACGACCTGAGAAG CTTCCAGATGTGTGCTACTCGTGGTGGGTGTTGGCATCTCTGAAAATCATCGGCAGGATTCACTGGATTGACAAGGCCAAGCTGCGGACGTTTATTCTGGCCTGCCAAGACGAGGAGACAGGAGGATTTGCTGACAGGCCAGGTGACATG GTGGATCCTTTCCATACTCTGTTTGGAATTGCAGGTCTCTCTCTCCTTGGAGATGAACAGATCAAGCCAGTGAATCCCGTTCTCTGTATGCCTGAGGACGTTCTGCAGAGGGTCGGCCTGCAGCCGGACCTCCTCAGCTag
- the acadm gene encoding medium-chain specific acyl-CoA dehydrogenase, mitochondrial has product MLVNKVLRTSLRSGIRLQSSTAATNVKASSSGHASSPGFSFELTDQQKEFQQLARRFAREEIVPVAAAYDRSGEYPFPLIKKAWELGLINGHIPQEYGGMALSNFDTCLITEELSYGCTGVGTAMEANSLGQMPVILAGSDAQKRKYLGRMTEEPLMCAYCVTEPGAGSDVAGIKTRAVKMGDEYVINGQKMWITNGGKANWYFLLARTDPDPKCPASKAFTGFIVDADSPGIQIGRKEMNMGQRCSDTRGITFEDVRVPKENVLIAEGAGFKIAMGAFDNTRPPVAAGATGLAQRALEEATNYALERKTFGRVIAEHQAVSFLLAEMAMKVELARMAYQRAAWEVDQGRRNTYYASIAKAFAGDIANQVASDAVQIFGGNGFNSEYPVEKLMRDAKIYQIYEGTAQIQRLIIARELLGRFKK; this is encoded by the exons ATGCTGGTCAACAAG GTGCTCAGAACCAGTTTGCGGTCTGGGATCCGGCTGCAGAGCTCCACCGCTGCTACCAATGTTAAGGCATCCTCCAGTGGCCATGCATCATCCCCTGGTTTCTCATTTG AGCTGACGGATCAGCAGAAGGAGTTCCAGCAACTGGCAAGGAGGTTTGCACGTGAAGAGATCGTCCCTGTCGCAGCTGCTTATGACAGGAGTGGTGAA TATCCTTTCCCACTCATCAAGAAGGCATGGGAGCTCGGTCTGATAAACGGTCATATTCCACAGGAGTATG GTGGAATGGCCTTGTCAAACTTTGATACCTGCCTCATCACAGAAGAGCTGTCTTATGGGTGCACAGGAGTAGGCACTGCTATGGAAGCAAACTCTCTGGGA CAAATGCCTGTTATTCTTGCTGGCAGTGATGCACAGAAGAGGAAATACCTGGGAAGGATGACTGAGGAGCCTCTTATGTGT GCATACTGTGTCACAGAGCCAGGGGCCGGTTCCGATGTGGCTGGAATCAAGACCAGAGCTGTGAAGATGGGCGACGAGTACGTCATTAATGGGCAGAAGATGTGGATCACAAATGGTGGAAAAGCTAACTG GTACTTCCTCCTGGCCCGCACTGATCCAGACCCCAAATGTCCAGCCAGTAAGGCTTTTACTGGCTTCATTGTGGATGCTGACTCTCCAGGAATTCAAATAGGAAGGAAg GAGATGAACATGGGCCAGAGGTGCTCTGATACCAGAGGCATCACCTTTGAGGATGTAAGGGTTCCGAAGGAAAATGTCCTGATTGCAGAAGGAGCTGGATTCAAAATTGCCATGGGTGCCTTTGACAATACTCGGCCACCA GTGGCAGCAGGAGCAACAGGCCTGGCACAGAGGGCACTTGAGGAAGCTACCAATTATGCTCTGGAAAGGAAGACTTTTGGCAGAGTTATTGCTGAG CACCAGGCTGTGTCCTTCCTCCTGGCTGAGATGGCGATGAAGGTGGAGCTGGCCAGGATGGCGTACCAGCGTGCTGCTTGGGAAGTGGACCAGGGCCGTAGAAACACCTATTACGCCTCCATCGCCAAGGCCTTCGCTGGAGACATTGCTAATCAGGTGGCCTCTGACGCTGTTCAGATATTTGGAGGCAATGGCTTCAACAGTGAGTACCCGGTAGAGAAGCTGATGAGAGACGCCAAGATCTACCAG ATCTACGAGGGCACAGCTCAGATCCAAAGACTCATCATTGCCCGAGAACTCCTAGGAAGATTCAAGAAATGA
- the rps8a gene encoding small ribosomal subunit protein eS8, with product MGISRDNWHKRRKTGGKRKPYHKKRKYELGRPPANTKIGPRRIHTVRVRGGNKKYRALRLDVGNFSWGSECCTRKTRIIDVVYNASNNELVRTKTLVKNCIVLIDSLPFRQWYEAHYATPLGRKKGAKLTPEEEEVLNKKRSKRTQKKYDERKKMAKISTLLEEQFQQGKLLGCIASRPGQCGRADGYILEGKELEFYLRKIKAKKGK from the exons ATGG GTATCTCAAGGGACAACTGGCATAAACGCCGCAAGACCGGTGGTAAACGCAAACCCTACCACAAGAAGAGGAAGTATGAGCTTGGGCGCCCTCCTGCAAACACAAAG ATTGGACCTCGCCGCATCCACACAGTGAGGGTCCGTGGTGGGAATAAGAAGTATCGTGCTCTGAGGCTGGATGTTGGTAACTTCTCATGGGGCTCTGAGT GCTGCACACGGAAGACCAGGATCATTGATGTGGTCTACAATGCCTCCAACAACGAGCTGGTGAGAACCAAGACCCTGGTGAAGAACTGCATCGTCCTCATCGACAGCCTTCCCTTCAGGCAGTGGTATGAGGCTCACTACGCCACTCCTCTGGGACGCAAGAAGGGAGCCAAGCTG ACtcctgaggaggaagaggtccTGAACAAGAAGAGGTCAAAGAGGACCCAGAAGAAATACGATGAGCGTAAAAAGATGGCCAAGATCAGCACACTCTTGGAGGAACAGTTCCAGCAGGGAAAACTGCTTG GTTGCATCGCTTCCAGACCTGGCCAGTGTGGCAGGGCAGACGGCTACATCCTGGAGGGCAAAGAGCTTGAGTTCTACCTGAGGAAAATCAAGGCCAAGAAAGGCAAATAG
- the hectd3 gene encoding E3 ubiquitin-protein ligase HECTD3, whose amino-acid sequence MPLGDNPHLLLGRIRFLSRCVECYRKGDLVPESLCYVPREVCYKICKDSSSSSSSGPSAGGSTVGKTLVPVFESPHQILHNKKSCKYNIEPKKGTCIRTTGEEYCNSQGLWVKINKEQLEEHRPGQELDEGWILVCKHTEGGDRLVPVESPETVNRQQQLFGHDHKPCNRWEQVVDVENAVYIGSKPKIAECDTAAVDKLRYVPPTWTYECDEDLVHYFYDHIGKEDENLGSVKQCVTSIDVSSCSEDPSGGASCLTDGDTETYWESDGMQGQHWIRLHMKRGTVVNKLILAVDSTDDNYMPKRVTVFGGEGDNLKKLSDVTIDDNLIGEVCVLEDMTSHLPVIEIRIDECRDEGIDVRIRGLKIKSSCERDLGLNADVFQSSNLVRYPRLQGTAPDVLYRRALVIQRFICLLDSVLPHLVPAWDYSLGTFNQIKSIKQFLLLSKRRSALITQCLKDSETSKPNFMPRLYINRRLAMEHKDNPSLDLSCKNAVFNQVYEGLKPSDKLEKTLDYRWPARYDQWWECKFIAEGIIDQGGGFRDSLADMSEELCPSSAECPMPLPFFCRTSNQGSLEARDYYVPNPSCKEFHKYEWIGQLMGAALRGKDFLVLALPGLVWKQLTGEAISWSKDFPAVDSVLVNLLEAMENMDQETFEFRFGEELVYTTLLSDGQMVELIPGGSNVAVHYEDRGEFIRLVQKARLEESKKQIAAMQAGLLKVVPQAVLDLLTWHEVEKKVCGDPEITVEALKRLTRYEDLEQSDVRVQYLWEALTNFTNEDRSRFLRFVTGRSRLPAPIYIFPDKQGSETTDALPQSSTCSSTLYLPNYPSAKVCEEKLRYAAYNCVAIDTDMSPWEE is encoded by the exons ATGCCTCTGGGTGACAACCCTCACCTGCTGCTGGGCAGGATCCGCTTCCTGAGCAGGTGCGTTGAGTGTTACAGGAAGGGTGACTTGGTGCCAGAGTCTCTGTGTTATGTCCCCAGAGAAGTGTGCTATAAAATCTGTAAGGATTCAtcgtcgtcctcctcctccggACCATCTGCTGGAGGCTCCACTGTGGGAAAAACTCTTGTCCCAGTCTTTGAAAGTCCACATCAGATTCTTCACAACAAGAAATCATGCAAGTACAACATTGAACCAAAGAAAGGGACTTGTATCCGGACAACAGGAGAGGAATACTGTAACAGCCAAGGCCTGTGGGTCAAAATCAATAAG gagcagctggaggagcaCCGTCCTGGTCAGGAGTTGGACGAAGGTTGGATCCTggtgtgtaaacacacagagggagGCGACAGGCTGGTGCCGGTAGAGTCACCAGAGACAgtcaacagacagcagcagctctttggCCATGACCACAAACCCTGCAACAGGTGGGAGCAGGTGGTGGATGTGGAGAATGCAGTTTACATCGGCTCCAAACCCAAAATTGCTGAGTGTGACACTGCAGCCGTGGACAAGCTAAG GTATGTGCCTCCAACCTGGACGTATGAGTGTGACGAGGACCTGGTACATTATTTCTATGACCACATAGGGAAAGAGGATGAGAACCTGGGAAGTGTGAAGCAGTGTGTGACCAGCATCGATGTTTCTTCATGTTCG GAGGATCCCAGCGGGGGAGCGAGCTGTCTGACAGATGGCGACACTGAAACTTACTGGGAGAGCGACGGCATGCAGGGACAGCACTGGATCCGCCTGCACATGAAGAGAGGCACCGTGGTCAA TAAGCTGATATTGGCAGTGGACTCTACAGATGACAACTACATGCCCAAGAGAGTCACAGTGTTTGGAGGAGAGGGAGACAACCTGAAGAAGCTCAGCGATGTCACCATAGACGA CAATCTGATTggagaagtgtgtgtgctggaggACATGACATCCCACCTGCCTGTCATTGAAATCCGAATTGATGAATGCAGAG ATGAAGGCATAGATGTCCGGATCAGAGGCTTAAAGATCAAGTCGTCATGTGAAAGGGACCTGGGTCTGAACGCTGATGTtttccagtcctctaacctggTGCGTTACCCCCGCCTGCAGGGCACCGCACCTGATGTCCTGTACCGCAGAGCACTGGTTATCCAGAG GTTCATCTGTCTTCTGGACAGTGTGCTCCCACACTTGGTGCCAGCTTGGGACTACAGCCTGGGCACCTTCAACCAGATCAAA AGCATAAAGCAGTTCTTGCTACTGTCCAAACGCCGCTCAGCCCTCATCACTCAGTGCCTGAAGGACTCGGAGACCAGCAAACCGAACTTCATGCCCCGGCTCTACATCAACAGACGTCTGGCTATGGAGCACAAAGACAACCCTTCTCTGGACCTGAGCTGCAAGAATGCTGTGTTTAACCAG GTGTATGAAGGTCTCAAGCCATCTGACAAATTAGAGAAGACTTTAGATTATAG GTGGCCTGCTCGGTATGACCAGTGGTGGGAATGCAAGTTCATTGCAGAAGGGATCATTGACCAAGGAGGGGGATTTCGGGATAGCCTGGCAGACATGTCTGAGGAGCTTTGCCCCAGCTCAGCTGAGTGTCCTATgcctctgccattcttctgcCGCACCTCCAACCAG GGTTCCTTAGAGGCCAGAGATTACTACGTCCCCAACCCGTCCTGTAAAGAGTTCCATAAGTACGAGTGGATTGGTCAGCTTATGGGAGCTGCTCTCAGGGGAAAAGATTTCCTG GTTTTGGCACTGCCTGGGCTGGTGTGGAAGCAGCTGACTGGGGAGGCCATCAGCTGGAGTAAAGATTTCCCTGCTGTAGACTCTGTTCTG GTAAACCTGCTGGAGGCCATGGAGAACATGGAccaggaaacatttgaattCAGGTTTGGGGAGGAGCTGGTGTACACCACCCTGCTGAGTGATGGCCAGATGGTGGAGCTCATCCCTGGTGGCAGTAATGTGGCTGTTCACTATGAGGACCGAGGCGAATTCATCCGCCTGGTGCAAAAAGCTCGGCTAGAGGAGAGCAAGAAGCAG ATTGCAGCCATGCAGGCAGGACTGCTTAAGGTGGTCCCTCAGGCGGTGCTGGACCTACTCACTTGGCatgaagtggaaaagaaagtgTGTGGAGACCCGGAGATCACTGTGGAAGCCCTGAAACGACTCA CACGCTATGAAGACCTGGAACAAAGTGATGTGCGAGTGCAGTACTTGTGGGAAGCCCTGACCAATTTTACTAACG aGGACCGCAGCAGGTTTCTGAGGTTTGTAACTGGCAGAAGTCGTCTTCCTGCACCTATTTACATCTTTCCTGACAAACAAGG CTCTGAAACAACAGATGCTCTACCACAGTCCTCCACATGTTCCAGCACTCTTTATTTACCCAACTATCCAAG TGCAAAGGTTTGTGAGGAGAAGCTGCGCTATGCTGCTTACAACTGTGTGGCCATCGATACGGACATGAGCCCCTGGGAAGAGTGA
- the best4 gene encoding bestrophin-2 translates to MTVSYTLEVANAKFCGFSKLLFRWKGSIYRLLYKDFLVFCGVYSFFSVFYRFILTPTQQDLFERIALYCDQFTNTNFIPVLFVLGFYVTLAFNRWWGQYTSFPLPDDLMMVVSGNVHGADERGRLLRRTLMRYANLSSVLILRSISTRVHKRFPTLEHIVAAGFMTSHELKQFESLHSDFNKYWMPLTWFSNLASRAREEGRVRDDIALRLLMDELNKYRAKCSLLFHYDWISIPLVYTQVVTIAVYSFFAFCVIGRQFLNPEKGYKDHQLDMYVPVFTLLQFFFYAGWLKVGELIINPFGEDDDDFETNQLIDRNIQVSMLAVDDMYQNLAPIVKDKHWSQRHFSVPYTLSTAAETLTPAFKGSTFDMRMSSEDLEIHQPADTAGKKQFVPLKDSLGDGLDSLLQRGKGILHGGSLSSLMDISSHPNEDWIDDAVYPEGDLNAANHKEQEKTLIKVAVEHK, encoded by the exons ATGACTGTTTCTTACACACTCGAGGTGGCCAATGCAAAGTTCTGTGGTTTCTCCAAGCTGCTGTTCAGGTGGAAGGGGAGTATTTACAGGCTGCTATACAAGGACTTTCTGGTGTTTTGTGGGGTTTATTcctttttcagtgtgttttacag GTTCATTCTTACACCAACACAGCAGGATCTGTTTGAACGTATCGCCCTGTACTGTGATCAGTTCACCAACACCAACTTCATCccagttttgtttgtgctgg GTTTCTATGTGACCCTGGCCTTTAATCGGTGGTGGGGTCAGTACACCAGCTTCCCGCTGCCTGATGACCTGATGATGGTGGTTTCTGGAAACGTCCACGGGGCAGACGAGCGGGGCCGGCTGCTCCGACGCACACTCATGAGATACGCCAACTTATCCTCGGTTCTTATTCTCCGCTCTATTAGTACAAGAGTGCACAAGCGTTTCCCAACTTTGGAGCACATTGTGGCAGCTG GATTTATGACTTCAcatgagctgaaacagtttgagtCACTGCACTCAGATTTCAACAAGTACTGGATGCCTTTAACGTGGTTCTCAAACCTGGCATCCAGAGCGAGAGAGGAGGGCCGGGTGAGAGACGACATAGCTCTGAGACTTCTGATGGAT GAGCTTAATAAGTACAGAGCCAAGTGCAGCCTCCTGTTCCACTATGACTGGATCAGCATCCCTCTGGTTTACACTCAG GTAGTCACTATTGCAGTTTACTCGTTTTTTGCCTTCTGTGTGATTGGCCGACAATTCCTGAACCCTGAGAAGGGATACAAGGACCATCAACTGGACATGTACGTTCCTGTTTTCAccctgctgcagttcttcttctATGCTGGCTGGCTGAAG GTGGGGGAACTGATCATCAACCCGTTTGGTGAGGACGATGATGACTTCGAAACCAACCAGCTGATTGACCGAAACATTCAG GTGTCAATGCTGGCTGTGGATGATATGTACCAGAACCTGGCTCCAATTGTAAAGGACAAGCACTGGTCACAGAGACATTTCTCTGTCCCCTACACTCTGTCGACAGCAGCGGAGACTCTCACACCAGCTTTCAAAGGTTCTACCTTTGACATGAG GATGAGTTCTGAGGATCTTGAGATTCACCAGCCTGCAGACACTGCAGGAAAGAAACAGTTTGTACCTCTTAAAGACTCTCTGGGCGATGGGCTTGACAGTCTTCTACAGAGGGGAAAAGGCATCCTGCATGGTGGCAGCCTCTCTTCTCTGATGGACATCTCATCACATCCAAATGAGGATTGGATTGATGATGCTGTTTACCCTGAGGGTGACCTCAATGCTGCCAATCACAAAGAACAAGAAAAGACCTTGATTAAAGTTGCAGTGGAACATaagtaa